In the genome of Abyssalbus ytuae, the window CGGGAAATTTGTAGAAAAGCCCATTTCGATTTTTCAGTCCATCCAGATTGCAAGGGCCATTAACAAAATGGAACTCCCCCCTGCAAAACTGGATATTGGTAGACTAACCTACGAGTATTCTTTAGATGAAAATAAGTTTAAAGATGCCTTTAGTTTCGTTTCAAACATATTAGCCGATGCCGGCTCAGCCAATAATATTAAACCCCGTGATGTTGTTTTATACGGTTTTGGACGTATAGGAAGATTAATAGCCCGGGAACTAATGTCAAATTTAGGAAAAGGAAGCCAGTTGCGTTTAAGGGCAATAGTGGTGAGAGGAAATATTAATGAAGAAATTTTACATAAAAGAGCCTCTTTATTAATGCATGATTCCGTTCACGGAGATTTTTCAGGAGTAATTAAGGTGAATGCAGCACAGGAAGCACTAAATATAAACGGTACCACCGTAAAGATTATTTCCGCTGCCAGGCCGGAAGATATAGATTTTACAGAGTACGGTATTTCCAATGCCCTTGTGATTGATAACACAGGTGCGTTCCGGGATAAGGAGGCGCTAGAAAGAATAAAAGCCTGTAACGGGGTGGACAAAGTATTATTAACCGCCCCCGGAAAAGATATCCCTAATATTGTATACGGGGTAAACCATCTTGAAAATGACCCTGATAAATTCGAGATATTCTCGGCAGCCTCCTGTACCACCAATGCCATTACCCCGGTTTTAAAAATAATAGAAGACACTTACGGGGTAAAAAGCGGCCATATTGAAACTATTCATGCTTATACCAACGACCAGAACCTTGTAGATAACTTCCATAAAAAATACAGGCGGGGCAGGGCAGCCGCACTTAATATGGTTATAACCGAAACAGGTGCAGGAAAGGCAGTTTCCAAAGCATTGCCCTCATTAGAAGGGAAACTTACCTCCAACGCTATAAGGGTACCCATCCCTACAGGATCACTGGCAATTTTAAATTTAGAATTAAACAATCCCACCACTGTGGAAGGTTTAAACAAAACCCTTAAAAGAAGTGCCCTGGAAGGTAAGTTGGTGGAACAGATAAAGTATGAATTTAACGACGAACTGGTTTCCAGCGATATAGTGGGAAGTTCAGCGCCGTCTATTTTTGACAGCAAGGCCACCATAGTGGGAAAAGACGGTAAAAACGCAATTTTGTATGTGTGGTATGATAATGAGTACGGCTATTGCCACCAGGTAATAAGGCTGGCCAAATACATAGCCAAAGTAAGAAGGTACCGGTATTATTAAACCCTTTGTACAAAAAGGAAAAGATAATTAGCTAAGACAGTTACAGGTTTAATTGAAACTCCTGCCTGCACAGGCAGGAGTTTATGTATGATTTGACCCCAACAGGCTTAATAATTTGTGCAACAGTGACTAGGTTTTTGCAGCGTATTTGATAGTTTCTTCTTTTTTAGATTTCTCACTCGCCTTACAGGCTCATTTCGAAACTACAAAACAGAGTCATTTTGACCCCGTTTTGGGGAGAAATCTGTCACTTAGTCTCTATGCAGACTAACACCTAGTCATTATGCTGTCAGACCTCCGGACACTATGCTGTCTGATATTTTGAAAGCAAAACAATGCGTCAGGGTAGGAATGGAACAGGGAGAGTTTAAAATAGGCAGATGACAGATGTTGTGTGGATTCGTTGATTTGTGTAATCATTTATTCGTTTATGATTAATTGGAATCTGGTGCTTGATGATTTGGAATTTTAAAAGGGAGTGATGACCGCTGTACTATAACGGAGGTTTAATTATGAGCACAGAATATTTTCATCGTCTCGAACATGGTGAGAAACCAAAGGTATGGCGTAGCCAAATCTTAGCTTCAGTGTACATACTCCTAACTTCGTCTCTCTAAATGGGATTATACGACTACACTCCCCTGTAATAATCCAGTATTTTTACCCGGAGCAGGTATTCGTAGCGGGCATTAGACAGGTTGAGCCTTGCCGTGTCCAGGTTATTTTTACTGGTGATGTATTCTACCACATTAGAAACCCCGTTGTTATACCTTATTTCATTGATGCGGAACGATTCTTCAAAAGCTTTAGCCTGGTCTTTAAGTATGTAATAGCGGTTGTAAGCGGCTTCCATATTCATATAGGCCGTTTCAACGGCCTGCTTTAGTTGTAGCCGGGTGTTTTGAAGAGTTACTTTGGCTTCTTCCGTTTCAATCTTTTTGAGGGCCACGGCATTTTTGGTCCTGAACCCGTTAAACAGGGGAATACTCACCGAGATTCCCACCGTGGAGTTGAGGTTGTTCTCAAACTGGTCGTTGTAGCTTATTTTATCAGCCTCAAAAAGGGCATTGTTTCTTAATACCGGAAAAATGTCATCATTTATATTGATAAAATCCCCGGTTTCTTCTACCAGTGTACCGGTTTGGGTAAAAGTTTCTGCCGCACTTGAATAATTGGTGTTGAGTTGGCCAAACACGGCTATTTCCGGAAAGTACCCCGACCGGGCAGCTTTTATCCCGCTGTTTGCCGCTTCTACCCTTAACTCTTTGGATTTAAAGGTGGCCAGGTTTTTAAGGGCTTCATTAAAAACATCATCTGATGAAGGGGTATATTTTTGGGTGTCTGTTAACCCTTCAAGGTTTTTAAAAGTAAGCGTGTTTTTGGGGTCTGTATTGTTGTTCATAAGCTGTAACAGGTTGAGTACAGACTCCTGCAAGGCATTTTGTGCACTGATGAGGTTCATTTTATCCGATGCCAGTTGCCCCTGCATATCATTATAGTCGGCCGGATTCCCTGTTTCTTCCCTGTACAGTACTTGTAAGCGGTTTAGTTGTTTTCGGGTGGTTTCCATTTGCGACTGCGACAGCAATACCCGGTCGCGGTTATTTAAGACCTGAATGTAGGCAAGCGTTACATCCAGTACCAGGGTTTGCCTTGTTTCCAGCAGTTCCATATCAGCTGCCTGCATGTTCAGCCTGCTTTGTTTTATAGTATTTAAAATGCGGAAACCGTTAAATACTACCATATTCAGATTAAGCCCTGCATTGGAATAGGTAAGCTGTTGGTTAATATAATCGTTGGTAAAGGGGTCTATACTTCGCCCGTTTGTAATACCCAGGCTGTAGTTTCCGTTTAAGCTTGGCAGCAGTTCGGATTTGGCCTGCTTCAGGTTTACTTCGGAGGCACCGGCCCTGAGGGCCGACCCTTTTACATCGAGGTTGTTTTGCAGGGCTATGTCAATACAATCGTCTAGCGACAGTGCCTGTATATTTACCTCCTGGGCGTTGGCAAAACGGAATAAAAGATAACTGATTATGAAAATAATAATTCTTACCATTAGCAGTATTGTTATTTAGAAATGACCCTGCCATCCAGCAGGTTGATAATACGTGAGCCGTATCCGGCATTTTTTTCGGAGTGGGTTACCTGTATAATCGTTACCCCTTCTTCATTTAATTGTTTAAATAACTCCATAATTTCTTCCCCCTGGGTAGAGTTGAGGTTTCCCGTAGGCTCATCGGCCAGGAGGAGTCGGGGTTTGGATATCAGGGCCCTTGCAATTCCTACCAGTTGTTGTTGTCCGCCACTTAGCTGGGCCGGGAAAAGGTCTTTTTTACCCACAATATTAAAGCGGTCCAGCATATCGGCCACCAGGGCTTTTCGCTCGGAAGAACTTACTTTTTTATAGAGCAGCGGGGTTTCGATGTTTTCATACACGGTGAGTTCATCAATAAGATGATAGGCCTGAAACACAAAGCCAATATATTCTTTATAAAGTCGGGCACGGTGTTTTTCTTTTAGCTGATGCACGGACTCGTGAAGGAAGTCATACTCACCTTCATTAAAACCGTCGAGCATTCCTATCACATTAAGTAAGGTTGATTTTCCTGAACCCGATGGGCCCATGACGGAGATAAATTCCCCTTCTTCCACGGTTACATTAATATCTTTAAGAAGAAAAACGCGGTTTCCTCCTGAGTTTACCCATTTAAAAATGTTTTTTAGTTCTAACAGCATTGTTTGGTATTTTGATTATGTTATTCGGTTCTTAAACTTCGTGCAGGATTGGCAATGGCTGCTTTTACAGCCTGAAAGCTTACGGTGGCAAGGGCTATGAAAATAACCAGTACTGCCGCCACGGCAAATATTTGCCAGCCTGGGTTAATACGGTAAGGGTAGTTTTGTAACCATTTTCCGGCCACCATCCACGCCACAGGTACGGATAATGCCAGGGCAATAAGCACCAGCTTTATAAAATCGCGGGAAAGGGTTATTACCACATTGTTTACCGAGGCCCCCAATATTTTACGTATACCTATTTCCTTGGTTCTTTTTTCGGTGGAAAGTACCGATAGCCCAAATAAACCAATGCACGAAATAAAAATGGTAAGTACGGCACTGAGCAGCATAATCTGTTTCCATTTGGATTCCATTTGATACCGCCTCAGGTTAATTTCATCCCTGAAAGCATAGTTATAAGGATGTAGCGGGAACATATTCTGAAAGGTGTTTTTAATATGGCCAAGGGCGGCCGTAGTACTTCCGGATTTTATTTTAACAAGGATCAACCCGAATTTGTTGGCAGGCTTCATGGTAAACAACTGAGGGCCTATTTTTTGGCTCAGCGATTGGTAATGATGGTCTTTTACCACCCCTGTTACCGTGTATTTTTCATTTTCGTTGTACCAGAAGTCAACCACCTGGCCTATGGGGTCTTTCCATCCGGCTTCTTTTACAAACGATTCGTTTACCAATACCGAGTGGGTGGAGTCTGAAGGAAATTCCCTTGAGAAATTCCGCCCCTTCACTACCTTAATTTTAAGTAGCGGAATATAGGATTCATCTACGGTTTCATAAGCAAACTGAATTTGTTTTTCTCCGTTTACCTTAGCCGAGGTGCTCCAGTAGCCTCCGTTTTTACCGGCCACCTCTGTAATATCGGGAGACGTGGTTACTTTTTCCCGGAAAAGTGCCAGTTCTTTTTGAGAAAGGCCATGGGCACCTACCGCTACCACATTGCTGTCGTCATACCCCAGGTCTTTTGTGGTTAAAAATTTAAACTGGGAGTAAATAATAAAGGTGGCAATAATAAGAAAAGATGCCAGCGCAAACTGCAACACTACCAGTGCCTTTTGCAAATAATTTTTACCTCCCAGGATAAAACGGTTGTACAGGGTTTCCACCGGGTTGTATTGTGATAGTACCAGGGCAGGATAAAAGCCGGACAAAAGGGCGGTTATAAGAAAAAGCAAAATGTAGCCCGTTATAAGTTTAAAGCTGAGCAAGTAAGATATGGCCAGTACTTTGTTGGCTAAGTCGTTGAATAACGGTAGTACCAGCTGTACCATGAGGAGAGCCAGAACAAAAGCGATAAGGCATAATAAAAACGATTCTCCCAGGAACTGGAAAATGAGTTGTTTCCTGTTTCCTCCCACAACTTTGCGTATGCCTATTTCCTTTGCCCTTTTTATGGACCGGGCTACCGTAAGGTTTATAAAATTGATGCAGGCAATAAGCAGTATAAACAGGGCAATACCGGAAAGAATATAGGAGTATACAGGGTTGCTGGAATCTGACAAGCCGTTTTGGGCGGGTAACTCTTTACTCAGATGTATATTGGTAAAGGGCTGTAAAAAATAGGAAGGTGGCGGGCCACTGTCTCCATACCTTTCGTTAATAATTTTTGCCGCTTCGGAAGACTCGGCCAGATATATGTTCTGAATTTTATCGTTTATCAGGGAAATATCGGCCTCTGGTTCGATAAGCACAAGTGTATTGAGGAAAAAACTAAACCAGTTTTCACCGTTCTGCATGGTGCCTTCGGGGGTAATCAAAGGGAGCAGAATATTAAATTTTATGGAAGAATTCTGAGGACAGTTTTTGGCAATGGCGGTTACCGTATAGGGTATAAAAGAGTCGTTTTCCCGCAGTAACATTGTTTTTCCCACGGCATCCGAAGTACCAAACTGGTTTTTTGCTTCCTCTTCGGTAAGTACCATGGAATGAGGCTGTTCCAGGCAGGTTTCAGGATTCCCGCTTAGGAGGGGGAAGGTGAATAATGAGAAAAATTCAGGGTCTACCCGCAACAGGCTCTTAGAGGTAATGTCCGTACCTTTTTTTATATCGGTGTTGCTACTTTGAATGCGCACATAGGACTTAATTTCGGGTACTCCCGCATGAAATACCGGTCCCTGAAGAAATCCTGTATTGGGGTCTTTGTGTTCGGGAATTGTATCTGCATTGTAGTTTTGGGTAACAATACGATAGAGGTGGTCTTTCTTTTCATGAAACCTGTCATAGCTTACTTCGTCGTTTACATACAAAATAATAAGCATGGCACAGGCGAGCCCCAGGCTGAGCCCGAGAATGTTTATAACGGAATAAATTTTATTTCTTTTTAGATTCCTGAAGGCTGTTTTAAAATAGTTTCTGAACATGATGATAATATTTTTATTCTGTACGTAAACTTTTAACCGGGTTCTGCAGGGCTGCATTAAGTGTTTTAAAGCTTATGGTGATTAAAGCGGTTAAAGCGGTTAAAACCCCTGCTGCTAAAAACACCCAAATGTTAAGGTCTATACGGTACTGATAGTTTTGCAGCCACTGAGACATGAGCCACCATGCCAGGGGGCCTGCTATAAGAAAACTGATTGCCACCAGCCTGAGAAAATCTTTGCTCAGCATAAAGGTGATGGTACCTGCATTGGCTCCCACTACTTTTCTTACTCCTATTTCTTTGGTACGTTGATTTACCATAATAAGGGAGATGGCAAACAAGCCTATGCAGCTTAGTATTACTGCCAGTACGGAACCACTGCTAACAATGGCTATCATAGTTTTTTCACGCTTAAAGGTGCGGTCTATATTTTCATCCAGGAAGGATCCCATAAAAGGGGCATTGGGTTCTATTTCCGCCCATGCTTTTTTTACGGTTTCATAGGATCGGGACAGGTTATCCGGGGCTACTTTTACATAGGCATAATACAAATCCCATTCGGGATGGATGAAGAGTGTTAAGGGTTCTATTTTTTCATTAAGGCGTTTAAAATTGAAGTCTTTCATCACTCCTATTACATGGTAGTTAACTGAATCGTCGAGCACTATCCGGCTTTGCAGAATGTCTTCATTGCCAAGCTCCTTTGCCATAGCTTCGTTAATAACCAGGCCAAGACTGTCGGTAGCATACTTCCGGTTAAAAGACCGGCCTTTCACCAATTCTATATCCAGGGTTTCTATATAATTATAATCTACCACCAGCATATGTGTTTTTATTCCCCGGCCCTGGTAATCAAACCCCAGGATGCTGGTGTAGGCACTGCCGTCGCGCCCCAGCCCCAGGTTGTTATCGGCTCCTGTTACTTCAAGTATACCGGGGTTGTTTTTGAGTTTGTTTCTTAAAAGGTCCACTGCCTGGTAGGAATCTTTTTTTCCGTTTAGAGGAAAGGAAAGTACCTGTGCTTTGTTAAACCCCAGGTTTTTATTCCTCATAAATTCCAGCTGGCTTCGTAACACCAGGGTACTGCTGATGAGTAAAATGGCAATGCCGAACTGTACTACTATGAGTATATTTCTTACCCGGTTCCCGGCATTTGCGCTTAGTTTGCCTTTCAGGGCCTGTAACGTTCCCAGCCGGCTTAGTAAAACGGCAGGATATCCACCTGCAAGAAGGGTAATAAATATGGCCGAAAGAATAAACATAAAAAGGATATCCGGCCTGAATAAAAAGTGGAAGGAGACGTCTGTGTTAAACAAAGTCATAAAAGGTTCAAGGAGTATTTTGCTTAACGCGATTCCGCAGAGGAGAGAAATACCAAAAATGAGCATACTTTCTCCCCAAAACTGAAAGAACAACTGAACTTTTTCAGCTCCCAGGGTTTTACGCATCCCTATTTCCCTAAGTCGTTTGGAGCTTTTGGCAATGCTCATATTTATAAAATTCACACAGGCAATAAAAAGAATTAAGAATGCTATACTTAATACCATGTACGGAAATTTGCGGCTGGCCACTGCCTGTCCGTTTTCAAAATGAATAAAATGTGAATCGGTAAAGGGGTAAAGGCGAATTTGTTTGTATTGCCCGTTATTGTTGGGTTGAGCCCCGTCTCGCTTTAAGCCGGCAATGTCCTTGCTGTAATGAAGGTTGGTGAATGCTGTGGTGCTTTTTTCAAAATTTCCGGGAGAAATATCTTTTTCAAGCATTACTATCACATCGTGGTTGCTGGAGCCCCACTCATCGGCGGTGTCAATATTTTCAGGATGGCTCATAAAGTTGAGCAGCAGGTCAAACTCAAGGCTGCTTTCTGCCGGGGCATCTTCAACCACTGCCGAAATGGTAAAGGGTTGCTTTTTTCCGTTAAGTAAAAGTGAGATGGTTTTGCCGGTGGCCTTTTCGTTCCCCAGTAAATTTTTGGCAGCCGTTTGTGAAATAACAGCTTCAAATTTATCGCTGAGCGGGTTTTGCCGGTTTCCCTCAATTATATTAAAAGTAAACATCTCCATAAAATCAGGATCTACCCATTTAGCATCCATAGAAAGCTCTTTGTCCTGGTAAAAGGCAAGGTGGCTGTCACTGAGCCTGCGGGTAATCTTGTCAATTCCCGGCACTTCCTTCACCAGTGCCACGGCAAAAGGTACGGGGTAAGTAGTGCCGGCCTTCGGGCCTTTGGGAGTCTGGTTTTGTGTGTACATTCCGTATAAGGAATCTTTGTGGGTATGAAACCGGTCATATGACAGGTGAAATAAGGCGGTAGCCCCCAGCAGAATGCTTATGCCAAATGCAAATGAAAGACCTGCAATATTGAGTATTGAAAAGGTTTTTTCTTTCCGAAGGTTACGCCATGCTATTTTAAAATAATTTCTGAGCATACTGTTTGTTTTTTGTCCCGATAGCTATCGAGAGATGAATGTTACTCCGTTTTTAAACTCTTTACAGGATTTGCAATGGCTGCTTTTAAAAATTGAAAGCTAATTGTAATAAATGCTATAATAATAGTTATTGCGCTTGTTAGTACAAATATCTGCCAGCTTATATCAATTTTATAGGCGAATTCCTGTAGCCATTGATGCATTAAGTAATAAGCAATAGGTAGGGCAATGACAATAGATAGTAATACGAGTTTCAAAAAATCTTTAGACAGAATGGTTGTAATGCCTGCTACACTAGCTCCGAGTACTTTTCTGATTCCTATTTCCTTGGTACGCTGTTCTGCCATAAAAGTTGTTAGTCCGAAAAGGCCAAGACAAGAGATGATTACCGAGATTAAAGCAAAATAGTTGGTAATGGTACTTGTTAAAGTCTCACTTTTATATTTTTCTGCGTATTTTTCATCTACAAACTCATAATGAAGGGGAACTTCAGGTAAAATTTTTAAAAAAACTGATTGTACAGATGCCAGAGCTTCTTTTGTTTTATCAGATTCCAGCCTGATAAACATCATCCCGGCATTATTGGCATCTAATAAGAAAACCGAGGGTTGAATGGGTTCATAGAGTGAACGGTTATGAAAATCTTTCAGGACGCCAATAATTTGTTTTTTCTTGCCCCAAAGCTCAACGATTTTGCCAACCGGATCTTGTATGTTCATAATTTCAGCAGCTTTTTGATTAATAACAATGTTTGTTGAATCTTTGGAAGCTTCACGGAAATAAGACCCATCTACCACAGGAACATCAAAAACTTCAGGAAAATTGTAAGCAGTCCATAGTAAAGAAAACTCAATGTTTTCCTGCTCAATACTTTTTCCCGGCCAGGCCAAACCACTGGAAGAAGCGCCCATATTCAAAGGAGAAGGCCCAGCCAAGGTTACATTTTGAATACCTTCCGAAGAAAGTAATTCATTGCGGAGTACTGTGTATTTCTGAGTAAGTTTTTGGTCCTGATGAATAGAAATGATATGATTTTTTGTAATTCCCAGGTTTTTTTTGTTGATGTAATCTATCTGTTTATTTATCACAATAGCTGCCAGAATCATGATAATTGATAAACCAAATTGTATTACTACCAGGCCTTTTCGGAAAGAGATGGTGTTTTTTTTCTCATTTCCTTTTCCTTTCAGAGCCAAAGCAGGAGTGAAAGATGACAAAACAAAAGCGGGGTAACTGCCGGATAAGATTGTTATTATAATAAAAGCGAGGAACAGGCTTATCCATAGCCCGGGCTGGGTAAAATCAATGTGTAAATTTTTTCCGGTGAAATTATTCACTGGTTTAATAAATATTAAGGTAAATAATGAAGCAATAATGATGGAAATCAATGTAATAATTCCGGTTTCTGCCATAAATTGTTTGACAAGAGTATTTTTTCTTGCACCAATAGCTTTTCTTATTCCCACTTCAGCAGCTCTTTTAGTTGAATACGCTGTAGAAAGATTGATAAAATTGATAGAGGAAATAATCAATAAAAAAATGACAGCAGCTGTAAATGTCCTTACATATTCAATACGTCCCCCACTTACCTGGGCTTTGTCATTATATTGATTATATAGATAGCTTTCGGAGAATTTTTGCAGAAAACAACCTTCTTTTTTTGTTCCGCTTATATTTGCCTGAAAAAGATGTTTGATTTTTGTGGAAACCAGGTCAGCATCAGCATCTTCCCTTAAAAGAAAAACACCTTGCATTCTGTTATTATTCCATTCAAGCAGCCATGGGTTATTTTTTAAATAACTTTTAAAACTGTAATAAAAATCATTTTGTATAGATGAATTGTCAGGTAAGTTTTTAAAAACGGCTATTACATTAAAGTCTCCATTGTCATGAATGTGAATAGAAGAGCCTATGGCATTTTTTCTCCACTCACTACCCCAAAAACGTTTTGCAAGATTTTCTGATATGGCAATAGACTCGGGTTTTTTATCAAGCTGGCTAATATCTCCAGTTATTATTGGAAATGAAAAACCACTGAAAAAATCAGCATTGGTAAAAGTTCCTGAAGCTCTTAAATCGGTATCATCAACAGTCAGATTATCTTCATAAGTATGCCCAATGATCATATACTTGAGGATTTC includes:
- a CDS encoding glyceraldehyde-3-phosphate dehydrogenase, giving the protein MTLDKIYSEELLTQTDSRKIAVEFIKIVSDLWYDKSIELVLFRNKLIDRSVNDILSLHDYAGKFVEKPISIFQSIQIARAINKMELPPAKLDIGRLTYEYSLDENKFKDAFSFVSNILADAGSANNIKPRDVVLYGFGRIGRLIARELMSNLGKGSQLRLRAIVVRGNINEEILHKRASLLMHDSVHGDFSGVIKVNAAQEALNINGTTVKIISAARPEDIDFTEYGISNALVIDNTGAFRDKEALERIKACNGVDKVLLTAPGKDIPNIVYGVNHLENDPDKFEIFSAASCTTNAITPVLKIIEDTYGVKSGHIETIHAYTNDQNLVDNFHKKYRRGRAAALNMVITETGAGKAVSKALPSLEGKLTSNAIRVPIPTGSLAILNLELNNPTTVEGLNKTLKRSALEGKLVEQIKYEFNDELVSSDIVGSSAPSIFDSKATIVGKDGKNAILYVWYDNEYGYCHQVIRLAKYIAKVRRYRYY
- a CDS encoding TolC family protein; the encoded protein is MVRIIIFIISYLLFRFANAQEVNIQALSLDDCIDIALQNNLDVKGSALRAGASEVNLKQAKSELLPSLNGNYSLGITNGRSIDPFTNDYINQQLTYSNAGLNLNMVVFNGFRILNTIKQSRLNMQAADMELLETRQTLVLDVTLAYIQVLNNRDRVLLSQSQMETTRKQLNRLQVLYREETGNPADYNDMQGQLASDKMNLISAQNALQESVLNLLQLMNNNTDPKNTLTFKNLEGLTDTQKYTPSSDDVFNEALKNLATFKSKELRVEAANSGIKAARSGYFPEIAVFGQLNTNYSSAAETFTQTGTLVEETGDFININDDIFPVLRNNALFEADKISYNDQFENNLNSTVGISVSIPLFNGFRTKNAVALKKIETEEAKVTLQNTRLQLKQAVETAYMNMEAAYNRYYILKDQAKAFEESFRINEIRYNNGVSNVVEYITSKNNLDTARLNLSNARYEYLLRVKILDYYRGV
- a CDS encoding ABC transporter ATP-binding protein, giving the protein MLLELKNIFKWVNSGGNRVFLLKDINVTVEEGEFISVMGPSGSGKSTLLNVIGMLDGFNEGEYDFLHESVHQLKEKHRARLYKEYIGFVFQAYHLIDELTVYENIETPLLYKKVSSSERKALVADMLDRFNIVGKKDLFPAQLSGGQQQLVGIARALISKPRLLLADEPTGNLNSTQGEEIMELFKQLNEEGVTIIQVTHSEKNAGYGSRIINLLDGRVISK
- a CDS encoding ABC transporter permease; translation: MFRNYFKTAFRNLKRNKIYSVINILGLSLGLACAMLIILYVNDEVSYDRFHEKKDHLYRIVTQNYNADTIPEHKDPNTGFLQGPVFHAGVPEIKSYVRIQSSNTDIKKGTDITSKSLLRVDPEFFSLFTFPLLSGNPETCLEQPHSMVLTEEEAKNQFGTSDAVGKTMLLRENDSFIPYTVTAIAKNCPQNSSIKFNILLPLITPEGTMQNGENWFSFFLNTLVLIEPEADISLINDKIQNIYLAESSEAAKIINERYGDSGPPPSYFLQPFTNIHLSKELPAQNGLSDSSNPVYSYILSGIALFILLIACINFINLTVARSIKRAKEIGIRKVVGGNRKQLIFQFLGESFLLCLIAFVLALLMVQLVLPLFNDLANKVLAISYLLSFKLITGYILLFLITALLSGFYPALVLSQYNPVETLYNRFILGGKNYLQKALVVLQFALASFLIIATFIIYSQFKFLTTKDLGYDDSNVVAVGAHGLSQKELALFREKVTTSPDITEVAGKNGGYWSTSAKVNGEKQIQFAYETVDESYIPLLKIKVVKGRNFSREFPSDSTHSVLVNESFVKEAGWKDPIGQVVDFWYNENEKYTVTGVVKDHHYQSLSQKIGPQLFTMKPANKFGLILVKIKSGSTTAALGHIKNTFQNMFPLHPYNYAFRDEINLRRYQMESKWKQIMLLSAVLTIFISCIGLFGLSVLSTEKRTKEIGIRKILGASVNNVVITLSRDFIKLVLIALALSVPVAWMVAGKWLQNYPYRINPGWQIFAVAAVLVIFIALATVSFQAVKAAIANPARSLRTE
- a CDS encoding FtsX-like permease family protein — encoded protein: MLRNYFKIAWRNLRKEKTFSILNIAGLSFAFGISILLGATALFHLSYDRFHTHKDSLYGMYTQNQTPKGPKAGTTYPVPFAVALVKEVPGIDKITRRLSDSHLAFYQDKELSMDAKWVDPDFMEMFTFNIIEGNRQNPLSDKFEAVISQTAAKNLLGNEKATGKTISLLLNGKKQPFTISAVVEDAPAESSLEFDLLLNFMSHPENIDTADEWGSSNHDVIVMLEKDISPGNFEKSTTAFTNLHYSKDIAGLKRDGAQPNNNGQYKQIRLYPFTDSHFIHFENGQAVASRKFPYMVLSIAFLILFIACVNFINMSIAKSSKRLREIGMRKTLGAEKVQLFFQFWGESMLIFGISLLCGIALSKILLEPFMTLFNTDVSFHFLFRPDILFMFILSAIFITLLAGGYPAVLLSRLGTLQALKGKLSANAGNRVRNILIVVQFGIAILLISSTLVLRSQLEFMRNKNLGFNKAQVLSFPLNGKKDSYQAVDLLRNKLKNNPGILEVTGADNNLGLGRDGSAYTSILGFDYQGRGIKTHMLVVDYNYIETLDIELVKGRSFNRKYATDSLGLVINEAMAKELGNEDILQSRIVLDDSVNYHVIGVMKDFNFKRLNEKIEPLTLFIHPEWDLYYAYVKVAPDNLSRSYETVKKAWAEIEPNAPFMGSFLDENIDRTFKREKTMIAIVSSGSVLAVILSCIGLFAISLIMVNQRTKEIGVRKVVGANAGTITFMLSKDFLRLVAISFLIAGPLAWWLMSQWLQNYQYRIDLNIWVFLAAGVLTALTALITISFKTLNAALQNPVKSLRTE
- a CDS encoding ABC transporter permease, with product MLRNYFKIAWRNLLKNRLYFVINIFGLSAALIVSFLISLWVNDELKTDKFHENEAQLYSIKRTIPLEGDAMDVYNSISYPLLKNAKQQIPEILKYMIIGHTYEDNLTVDDTDLRASGTFTNADFFSGFSFPIITGDISQLDKKPESIAISENLAKRFWGSEWRKNAIGSSIHIHDNGDFNVIAVFKNLPDNSSIQNDFYYSFKSYLKNNPWLLEWNNNRMQGVFLLREDADADLVSTKIKHLFQANISGTKKEGCFLQKFSESYLYNQYNDKAQVSGGRIEYVRTFTAAVIFLLIISSINFINLSTAYSTKRAAEVGIRKAIGARKNTLVKQFMAETGIITLISIIIASLFTLIFIKPVNNFTGKNLHIDFTQPGLWISLFLAFIIITILSGSYPAFVLSSFTPALALKGKGNEKKNTISFRKGLVVIQFGLSIIMILAAIVINKQIDYINKKNLGITKNHIISIHQDQKLTQKYTVLRNELLSSEGIQNVTLAGPSPLNMGASSSGLAWPGKSIEQENIEFSLLWTAYNFPEVFDVPVVDGSYFREASKDSTNIVINQKAAEIMNIQDPVGKIVELWGKKKQIIGVLKDFHNRSLYEPIQPSVFLLDANNAGMMFIRLESDKTKEALASVQSVFLKILPEVPLHYEFVDEKYAEKYKSETLTSTITNYFALISVIISCLGLFGLTTFMAEQRTKEIGIRKVLGASVAGITTILSKDFLKLVLLSIVIALPIAYYLMHQWLQEFAYKIDISWQIFVLTSAITIIIAFITISFQFLKAAIANPVKSLKTE